From the genome of Mycobacterium dioxanotrophicus, one region includes:
- a CDS encoding type II toxin-antitoxin system Rv0910 family toxin, whose translation MAKLSVSIDVPLPPEKAWEYASDLSRYDEWLSIHRAWRSKLPETLEKGTVIDSIVEVKGMLNRVKWTLVNYKPPQSLTLNGDGRGGVKVKLIGKIKPATVDGGTGASVTFDVHLGGPALFGPIGMVVAAALKGDIQESLNKFKALYAP comes from the coding sequence ATGGCGAAACTTTCTGTCTCCATTGATGTTCCACTCCCGCCCGAGAAGGCATGGGAGTACGCCTCCGACCTGTCCCGGTACGACGAGTGGTTGAGCATTCACCGGGCGTGGCGGTCGAAGCTGCCGGAAACTCTGGAAAAGGGCACGGTCATCGACTCGATCGTCGAGGTCAAGGGCATGTTGAACCGCGTCAAGTGGACGCTCGTCAATTACAAGCCACCGCAGTCGCTGACCCTTAACGGTGACGGCCGGGGCGGGGTCAAGGTCAAGCTGATCGGAAAGATCAAGCCGGCGACGGTCGACGGCGGCACCGGCGCCAGCGTCACGTTCGACGTGCACCTCGGTGGTCCGGCGTTGTTCGGGCCCATCGGCATGGTGGTGGCGGCGGCCCTCAAGGGGGACATTCAGGAGTCCCTGAACAAGTTCAAGGCCCTCTACGCCCCGTAA
- a CDS encoding antitoxin has product MSFLDKAKDLLAQNADKVESAIDKAGDMVDEKTEGKFSGVVDKAQDAAKNAIHKDEPTQ; this is encoded by the coding sequence ATGAGTTTCCTGGACAAGGCCAAGGATCTGCTGGCGCAGAACGCCGACAAGGTGGAATCCGCGATCGACAAGGCAGGCGACATGGTCGACGAGAAGACCGAGGGCAAGTTTTCTGGCGTTGTGGACAAGGCACAGGATGCCGCCAAGAACGCCATCCACAAGGACGAACCGACGCAGTAA
- a CDS encoding cation-translocating P-type ATPase — protein MTTMTATGLTDAEVAQRVAEGKTNDVPTRAARSVSEIVRGNVFTRINAILGVLFLIVLSTGSVINGAFGLLIIANSAIGIIQELRAKQTLDKLAIVGQAKPKVRRQSGSKPLAPSEVVLDDIIELGPGDQIVVDGEVLEEANLEVDESLLTGEADPIVKRVGDTVMSGSFVVAGSGAYRATKVGREAYAAKLAEEASKFTLVKSELRNGINKILQFITYLLVPAGLLTIYTQLFTTRADWHDAILRMVGALVPMVPEGLVLMTSIAFAVGVVRLGQRQCLVNELPAIEGLARVDVVCADKTGTLTENGMRVSDLKTLERSDVAEVLAQLAADDARPNASMAAIGEAYRMPPGWTATATAPFKSATKWSGSSYGEHGNWVIGAPDVLLDPASPVAEEAEQIGAQGLRVLLLGSSDLPVDDARAPGTVTPAALVVLEQRVRPDARDTLEYFASQHVAVKVISGDNAVSVGAVAATLGLHGETMDARRLPDEPEQLAETLEEYTTFGRVRPDQKRAMVHALQSRGHNVAMTGDGVNDVLALKDADIGVAMGSGSSASRAVAQIVLLDNKFATLPYVVGEGRRVIGNIERVSNLFLTKTVYSVLLAILVACAGLSSRFFGTDPLLFPFQPIHVTIAAWFTIGIPAFILSLAPNTERAHPGFVRRVMTAALPSGLVVGIATFVSYLIAYQGREAGETEQMQASTAALITLLVSSLWVLSVVARPYEWWRIALVAVSGLAYVVIFSLPLAQRLFMLDPSNLGVTSVALGIGLIGALLIELLWWVQGAVLGERRRLWR, from the coding sequence ATGACGACGATGACAGCCACCGGGCTGACCGATGCCGAAGTCGCCCAGCGGGTCGCCGAAGGCAAGACCAACGATGTGCCGACCCGCGCCGCGCGCAGCGTCTCGGAGATCGTGCGGGGCAACGTCTTCACCCGCATCAACGCCATCCTCGGTGTGCTGTTCCTCATCGTGTTGTCCACCGGCTCGGTGATCAACGGCGCGTTCGGGTTGCTGATCATCGCCAACAGCGCCATCGGCATCATCCAGGAGCTGCGGGCCAAGCAGACCCTGGACAAGCTGGCCATCGTCGGGCAGGCGAAACCCAAGGTGCGCAGGCAATCCGGGAGCAAGCCACTCGCGCCCAGCGAGGTCGTGCTCGACGACATCATCGAGCTGGGGCCGGGCGACCAGATCGTCGTCGACGGCGAGGTGCTCGAGGAGGCCAATCTCGAGGTCGACGAGTCGCTGCTCACCGGCGAGGCCGACCCGATCGTCAAGCGGGTCGGTGACACGGTGATGTCGGGCAGCTTCGTGGTGGCCGGAAGCGGTGCCTACCGGGCCACCAAGGTCGGGCGCGAGGCCTATGCCGCCAAGCTCGCCGAAGAGGCGTCCAAATTCACCCTGGTCAAATCAGAACTGCGCAACGGCATCAACAAGATCCTGCAGTTCATCACGTATCTGCTGGTGCCCGCCGGGCTGTTGACCATTTACACGCAGCTGTTCACCACCCGGGCCGATTGGCACGATGCGATCCTGCGCATGGTCGGTGCCTTGGTGCCGATGGTTCCGGAAGGCCTGGTCCTCATGACCTCGATCGCGTTCGCGGTCGGCGTGGTGCGGTTGGGTCAGCGACAGTGTCTGGTCAACGAACTGCCCGCGATCGAGGGGCTGGCGCGGGTCGACGTGGTGTGTGCCGACAAGACCGGGACCCTGACCGAGAACGGTATGCGGGTCAGCGATCTGAAGACGCTCGAGCGTTCAGACGTGGCGGAGGTGCTGGCCCAACTCGCAGCCGACGATGCCCGGCCCAATGCCAGCATGGCCGCCATCGGCGAGGCGTACCGGATGCCGCCGGGGTGGACGGCCACCGCGACGGCACCCTTCAAGTCGGCCACCAAATGGAGCGGTTCGTCCTACGGCGAGCACGGCAACTGGGTCATCGGCGCACCGGATGTCTTGCTGGACCCGGCTTCTCCGGTCGCTGAGGAGGCTGAGCAGATCGGCGCGCAGGGCCTGCGGGTGCTGCTGCTCGGGTCCTCCGATCTGCCGGTGGACGATGCCCGCGCCCCGGGGACCGTCACCCCGGCCGCGCTTGTGGTGTTGGAGCAGCGGGTGCGGCCCGACGCCCGAGACACCTTGGAATACTTTGCTTCCCAACACGTCGCGGTCAAGGTGATCTCCGGGGACAATGCGGTGTCGGTGGGCGCGGTGGCCGCCACGCTGGGCCTGCACGGCGAAACCATGGATGCCCGCAGGCTTCCCGACGAACCCGAGCAGCTGGCCGAAACGCTCGAGGAGTACACGACGTTCGGCCGGGTGCGGCCGGATCAGAAGCGCGCGATGGTGCATGCCCTGCAGTCGCGCGGTCACAACGTCGCGATGACCGGTGACGGCGTCAACGACGTGCTCGCGCTCAAGGATGCCGACATCGGCGTCGCGATGGGCTCCGGCAGCTCGGCGTCGCGGGCCGTGGCGCAGATCGTGCTGTTGGACAACAAGTTCGCGACGCTGCCGTATGTGGTCGGTGAGGGCCGCCGGGTGATCGGCAACATCGAGCGGGTGTCGAACCTCTTCTTGACCAAGACCGTCTACTCGGTGCTGCTGGCCATTCTGGTGGCGTGCGCCGGGTTGTCGTCGCGGTTCTTCGGCACCGATCCGCTGTTGTTCCCGTTCCAGCCCATCCACGTCACCATCGCCGCGTGGTTCACCATCGGCATCCCGGCGTTCATCCTGTCGCTGGCGCCCAACACCGAGCGGGCGCACCCCGGTTTCGTGCGCCGCGTGATGACGGCGGCCCTGCCGTCGGGGCTCGTGGTGGGCATTGCCACCTTCGTCTCGTATCTGATCGCCTACCAGGGCCGCGAGGCCGGCGAAACCGAGCAGATGCAGGCCTCCACCGCCGCCCTGATCACGTTGCTGGTGTCCTCGCTGTGGGTGCTCTCGGTCGTGGCCCGGCCGTATGAGTGGTGGCGGATCGCTCTGGTGGCGGTCTCGGGCCTGGCCTACGTGGTGATCTTCTCGTTGCCGCTGGCCCAGCGCCTGTTCATGCTGGATCCGTCCAACCTTGGGGTCACCTCAGTGGCGCTCGGGATCGGTCTGATCGGCGCCCTGCTCATCGAGCTGCTGTGGTGGGTACAGGGCGCTGTGCTGGGCGAACGGCGTCGCTTGTGGAGATAG